Proteins encoded by one window of Nocardioides euryhalodurans:
- a CDS encoding serine/threonine-protein kinase produces MNSHDSWHLREGDAITPELTAMRLLGGGSAYEAYLAFDEITYGPVVVKVVRPDQVSDEHTLRGLGREVETLALVNHPVVVRGLRHEIGGERPHAVLEHIEGPRLSSLIRRHGRLQEQQYLPLAIEVAAALHYFRRVDVVHLDIKPSNVIMGSPARLIDLSVARSCESAGRSRRIGTDYYMSPEQADPDTHGGPGHASDVWGLGATLFHAIAGYRAFDKGDPDGDLLVERYPQLVDTPYELPHGVPGRVAEVVYAALDRDPAKRPLPAELADALEPVVAGLPTPRLTFKVRR; encoded by the coding sequence GTGAACAGCCACGACAGCTGGCACCTCCGCGAGGGCGACGCCATCACCCCCGAGCTGACCGCGATGCGGCTGCTCGGGGGTGGTTCGGCGTACGAGGCCTACCTCGCCTTCGACGAGATCACCTACGGTCCCGTGGTCGTCAAGGTGGTCCGGCCCGACCAGGTCAGCGACGAGCACACCCTGCGGGGGCTCGGCCGCGAGGTCGAGACGCTGGCCCTGGTCAACCACCCCGTGGTGGTTCGCGGGCTGCGCCACGAGATCGGCGGTGAGCGGCCGCACGCGGTGCTCGAGCACATCGAGGGCCCTCGGCTCTCGAGCCTGATCCGGCGCCACGGCCGGCTGCAGGAGCAGCAGTACCTCCCGCTGGCGATCGAGGTCGCCGCGGCGCTGCACTACTTCCGTCGCGTGGACGTGGTCCACCTCGACATCAAGCCCAGCAACGTGATCATGGGCTCGCCGGCCCGGCTGATCGACCTCTCGGTCGCACGGTCCTGCGAGAGCGCCGGCCGCTCGCGCCGGATCGGCACCGACTACTACATGTCGCCCGAGCAGGCCGACCCGGACACCCACGGCGGCCCCGGCCACGCCAGCGACGTGTGGGGCCTCGGCGCCACCCTCTTCCACGCGATCGCCGGCTACCGCGCCTTCGACAAGGGCGACCCCGACGGCGACCTCCTGGTCGAGCGCTACCCCCAGCTGGTCGACACTCCGTACGAGCTGCCCCACGGCGTCCCCGGCCGCGTCGCGGAGGTGGTGTACGCCGCCCTCGACCGTGACCCCGCCAAGCGGCCGCTCCCCGCCGAGCTGGCCGACGCCCTCGAGCCGGTCGTCGCCGGGCTCCCGACGCCGAGGCTGACGTTCAAGGTGAGGCGCTGA